A single genomic interval of Cervus elaphus chromosome 19, mCerEla1.1, whole genome shotgun sequence harbors:
- the LOC122675524 gene encoding 5-hydroxytryptamine receptor 3E-like isoform X1 → MDRSWFHRERLSYLVLSLLLPGRGSTFTINCTGFGQNGLYTTALDSVFERKAFRPVINYSIPTIVNISFTVSAILDVDEQLQLLSSFLWLEMVWDNPFISWNPEECEGISKISVATKNLWLPDIFITEFMDVDKTPKSLKAFISNEGRIRYKKPMKVVSICNLNIFYFPFDQQNCTLTFSSFLYTVEYISLGMEKEVWEITDTSQDIIQTHGEWELLGINKATPKKSVGTNLYDQIIFYVAIRRRPKLYIMNLLVPSSFLVTIDALSFYLPAGSENRAPFKITLLLGYNVFLLMMNDLLPASGTPLISVYFALCLSLMVLSLLETIFISYLLHLATTQPPPVPRWLHFLLLHCTNPRTCCPAVPQKGNTGLDHLPGEGSQHCPGVKEPMELVGKLPGPRETELNGCPGSTRAQQEDKAQKQHLVSLWVQFSHMMDTWLFCLYLLFLATSIVTVIILWNT, encoded by the exons ATGGACAGAAGTTGGTTCCACAGGGAGAGACTCTCCTACCTTGTTCTCAGTCTTCTGCTTCCAG GAAGAGGCAGTACTTTCACCATCAACTGCACAGGGTTTGGCCAGAATGGGTTGTATACCACTGCTCTGGATTCAGTGTTTGAGAGAAAGGCCTTCCGTCCAGTTATCAACTACAGCATCCCCACCATAGTCAACATCTCCTTCACTGTGTCTGCCATCCTAGATGTG GATGAACAATTACAGCTCTTGTCATCATTTCTGTGGCTGGAAATG GTCTGGGACAACCCATTTATCAGTTGGAACCCAGAGGAGTGTGAGGGCATCTCGAAGATCAGTGTGGCAACCAAGAACCTATGGCTCCCAGACATTTTCATCACTGAATT CATGGATGTGGATAAGACCCCAAAAAGCCTCAAGGCATTCATAAGTAATGAAGGTCGCATCAGGTATAAGAAACCCATGAAGGTGGTGAGCATCTGTAACCTGAACATCTTCTACTTCCCCTTTGACCAGCAGAACTGCACCCTCACCTTCAGCTCATTTCTCTACACAG TGGAGTACATATCACTGGGCATGGAGAAAGAAGTGTGGGAAATAACAGACACATCCCAGGACATCATTCAGACCCATGGAGAATGGGAGCTCCTGGGCATCAACAAGGCCACCCCAAAGAAGTCTGTGGGCACCAACCTGTATGATCAGATCATCTTCTAT GTGGCCATCAGGCGCAGACCCAAACTCTACATTATGAATCTCCTGGTACCCAGTAGCTTTCTGGTCACCATTGATGCCCTCAGCTTCTATCTGCCAGCAGGAAGCGAGAACCGTGCCCCATTCAAGATAACTCTTCTGCTGGGCTACAATGTCTTCCTGCTCATGATGAATGACTTACTCCCTGCCAGTGGCACCCCCCTCATCA GTGTCTACTTTGCCCTGTGTCTGTCCCTGATGGTGCTCAGCCTGCTGGAGACCATCTTCATCTCCTACCTGCTGCACCTGGCCACCACCCAGCCTCCACCTGTGCCTCGCTGGCTCCATTTCCTGCTTCTACACTGCACCAACCCAAGGACATGCTGCCCCGCTGTGCCCCAGAAGGGAAACACAGGCCTTGACCACCTGCCTGGTGAGGGAAGTCAGCACTGCCCAG GTGTGAAGGAGCCCATGGAGTTGGTGGGAAAGTTGCCAGGTCCCAGAGAGACAGAGCTAAATGGATGCCCTGGGTCCACAAGGGCCCAGCAGGAAGACAAGGCTCAAAAGCAGCACTTGGTCAGCCTGTGGGTGCAGTTCAGCCACATGATGGACACCTGGCTCTTCTGCCTCTACCTGCTCTTCTTGGCCACTTCCATTGTCACAGTCATCATCCTCTGGAACACCTAG
- the LOC122675524 gene encoding 5-hydroxytryptamine receptor 3E-like isoform X2, with protein MDRSWFHRERLSYLVLSLLLPGRGSTFTINCTGFGQNGLYTTALDSVFERKAFRPVINYSIPTIVNISFTVSAILDVVWDNPFISWNPEECEGISKISVATKNLWLPDIFITEFMDVDKTPKSLKAFISNEGRIRYKKPMKVVSICNLNIFYFPFDQQNCTLTFSSFLYTVEYISLGMEKEVWEITDTSQDIIQTHGEWELLGINKATPKKSVGTNLYDQIIFYVAIRRRPKLYIMNLLVPSSFLVTIDALSFYLPAGSENRAPFKITLLLGYNVFLLMMNDLLPASGTPLISVYFALCLSLMVLSLLETIFISYLLHLATTQPPPVPRWLHFLLLHCTNPRTCCPAVPQKGNTGLDHLPGEGSQHCPGVKEPMELVGKLPGPRETELNGCPGSTRAQQEDKAQKQHLVSLWVQFSHMMDTWLFCLYLLFLATSIVTVIILWNT; from the exons ATGGACAGAAGTTGGTTCCACAGGGAGAGACTCTCCTACCTTGTTCTCAGTCTTCTGCTTCCAG GAAGAGGCAGTACTTTCACCATCAACTGCACAGGGTTTGGCCAGAATGGGTTGTATACCACTGCTCTGGATTCAGTGTTTGAGAGAAAGGCCTTCCGTCCAGTTATCAACTACAGCATCCCCACCATAGTCAACATCTCCTTCACTGTGTCTGCCATCCTAGATGTG GTCTGGGACAACCCATTTATCAGTTGGAACCCAGAGGAGTGTGAGGGCATCTCGAAGATCAGTGTGGCAACCAAGAACCTATGGCTCCCAGACATTTTCATCACTGAATT CATGGATGTGGATAAGACCCCAAAAAGCCTCAAGGCATTCATAAGTAATGAAGGTCGCATCAGGTATAAGAAACCCATGAAGGTGGTGAGCATCTGTAACCTGAACATCTTCTACTTCCCCTTTGACCAGCAGAACTGCACCCTCACCTTCAGCTCATTTCTCTACACAG TGGAGTACATATCACTGGGCATGGAGAAAGAAGTGTGGGAAATAACAGACACATCCCAGGACATCATTCAGACCCATGGAGAATGGGAGCTCCTGGGCATCAACAAGGCCACCCCAAAGAAGTCTGTGGGCACCAACCTGTATGATCAGATCATCTTCTAT GTGGCCATCAGGCGCAGACCCAAACTCTACATTATGAATCTCCTGGTACCCAGTAGCTTTCTGGTCACCATTGATGCCCTCAGCTTCTATCTGCCAGCAGGAAGCGAGAACCGTGCCCCATTCAAGATAACTCTTCTGCTGGGCTACAATGTCTTCCTGCTCATGATGAATGACTTACTCCCTGCCAGTGGCACCCCCCTCATCA GTGTCTACTTTGCCCTGTGTCTGTCCCTGATGGTGCTCAGCCTGCTGGAGACCATCTTCATCTCCTACCTGCTGCACCTGGCCACCACCCAGCCTCCACCTGTGCCTCGCTGGCTCCATTTCCTGCTTCTACACTGCACCAACCCAAGGACATGCTGCCCCGCTGTGCCCCAGAAGGGAAACACAGGCCTTGACCACCTGCCTGGTGAGGGAAGTCAGCACTGCCCAG GTGTGAAGGAGCCCATGGAGTTGGTGGGAAAGTTGCCAGGTCCCAGAGAGACAGAGCTAAATGGATGCCCTGGGTCCACAAGGGCCCAGCAGGAAGACAAGGCTCAAAAGCAGCACTTGGTCAGCCTGTGGGTGCAGTTCAGCCACATGATGGACACCTGGCTCTTCTGCCTCTACCTGCTCTTCTTGGCCACTTCCATTGTCACAGTCATCATCCTCTGGAACACCTAG